The genomic region CCGCCGGACCACGATTACCGCAACCGCAACGTCAAGACCTCGCAAGGCATGGCGGTGGAAACCGCCGGGGAGGACGCCCCGGCCGAGAACGCGCAGTGCACCCAGGCCCGCGGCAACCTGGCCCTGCTCAGCGGCGACGCCCCGGTGGGCGTGGATACCGACGGCGACGGCAAACCCGACGACACCCTGGATGCCGACCAGCGCGCTGCACAGAAGAAGCTGGCCGAGGCCGCGATCGGCGTCCACTGCACCACGGCGGCGGCGGCCGACGACTAATGCGTAGCGCGCAGGTCGGATGGAGCGCGGCGGATCCGGGTTCGGCGATGCGGAATATCCACGTATGACCTCCTCCCAGCCCGGATGACCAGCCTGCTGCTGTTGCGCGGCACTTCGGCCTGCGACCCGCATCCGGACGGCTGAACACCACCAACGGCTCGCGCCACGCCGCCGCGCACGGCAGAATGGCCGCTTTCCCACGCCAGAAAGCCCGCCGATGCGCCTGTCGCAGTTCCACCTCCACACCAGCAAGGAAACCCCCGCCGAAGCCGAGCTCGCCAGCCACAGGCTGATGCTCAAGGCCGGCATGATCCGCAAGCTCGCCGCCGGCCTCTATACCTGGTCGCCGCTGGGCCTGCGCGTGCTGCGCAAGGTCGAGCGCGTGGTACGCGAGGAGATGGATGCCGCTGGCGCGATCGAACTGCTGATGCCGACGATCCAGCCGCAGGAGCTGTGGGAGGAGACCGGTCGCTGGGAGAAGTTCGGCGGCCAGCTGCTCAAGATCAAGGACCGAAAGGAGGCCGGCTACTGCTACGGCCCCACCGCCGAGGAAGTCATCACCGATTTCGCCCGCAGCGAGCTGTCGAGCTACAAGCAGCTGCCGGTCAACTTCTACAACATCCAGACCAAGTTCCGCGACGAGATCCGCCCGCGCTTCGGGGTGATGCGTGCGCGCGAATTCCTGATGAAGGACGCCTACTCGTTCCACCTCACCGACGAGGACCTGGACCGCGAGTACCGCAACATGTTCGACGCCTATTGCCGGATCTTCGAGCGGCTCGGACTGAAATACCGCGCCGTGTTCGCCGACACCGGCGCGATCGGCGGCAGCGCCTCGCACGAGTTCCACGTGCTCGCCGATTCCGGCGAGGACGCGATCGCGTTCGCTTCCGGCTCGGACTACGCGGCCAACGTCGAGCTGGCCGAAGCGGTGTCGCCGGGGCAACGCCCTGACGCCGGCGAGGCCATGCGCAAGATCGACACTCCGACCCAGAAGACCTGCGAGGAGGTCGCAGCGCTGATGGGCATCGCGCTGCAGCGCACCGTCAAGTCGATCGCGATCATCGGCACCGATGCCGACGGCAACGAGCAATTCGTGCTGGCTCTGGTCCGCGGCGACCACGTCGTCAACGAGATCAAGCTGGCCAAGCTGCCCGGTCTGGGCGAATACCGGCTGGCGACCGAGGCCGAGATCGCCGACCACCTCGGCAGCGAGCCGGGCTTCCTCGGCCCGGTCAATCCGCGCAGGCCGATCCGGGTCATCGCCGACCGCAGCGTCGCGACGATGGCCGATTTCGTGGTCGGCGCCAACGAGGCCGGCTACCACCTGGCCGGGGCCAACTGGGGCCGCGACCTGCCCGAGCCCGAGGTCGCCGACATCCGCAACGTGGTCGAGGGCGACCCCTCGCCGGACGGCCACGGCACGCTCGGCATCGCCCGCGGCATCGAGGTCGGCCATGTGTTCCAGCTCGGCCGCCGCTACGCCGAGGCGATGAAGTGCACCGTGCTCGACGAGAACGGCAAGGCCGCGGTACCGACGATGGGCTGCTACGGCGTCGGCGTCTCGCGCATCGTCGCTGCCGCGATCGAGCAGAACTTCGACGACAACGGCATCCGCTGGCCCGAAACGATGGCGCCGTGGCGGGTCGCGGTATGCATGATCAATCCGAAGAAGGACGCCGCCGTTTCCGGGGCCGCGGAAAACCTGTACCGCGAATTGAATGCCGCCGGCATCGAAACCGTCCTCGACGACCGCGGCCTGCGCCCTGGCGCGATGTTTGCCGATATCGAACTGATCGGCATCCCGCACCGGGTCGTGGTATCCGAACGCGGTCTGGCCGCCGGCACCTTCGAATATCGCGCCCGCGACGCGGTGGAATCGGAGAATCTCGACCACGCGGCCTTGATGGCGCGACTCGGGGCTTGAAGCGCATGCAGACCCGTCATCCCGGAAAATAGCCGGGATGACGATGCCATCAGGTTTACGAATCAATACACGCCCTTTATGATCTGCGCGTTTCCCATGGAATGGGCCGTATATTCATCCCCTTTTTCACGTATTCCGAACCTGTTCCGGAGGCTGCATGTCGATCGATATCAATGCCCTGTCCACGAAAGAACTCGAAAACCTGATCAGCAAGGCCAAGAAGCGCAAATCGACGCTGGCCAAGCGCAAGCCGGTCGCCGCGGTGCGCAAGAAACTCACCGCGCTGGCCAAGGCCGAGGGTTACACCATCGATGAGCTGTTCGGTGGCAAGTCCACTGGCCGTGCCGCCACCCCGCGCAAGACCCGCAAGGCCGCCG from Lysobacter alkalisoli harbors:
- a CDS encoding DUF4124 domain-containing protein, which codes for MTRPTSSRPAGRALLAMALPAVAMLLVALPAAAQVYQWKDANGVTHYSDSPPPDHDYRNRNVKTSQGMAVETAGEDAPAENAQCTQARGNLALLSGDAPVGVDTDGDGKPDDTLDADQRAAQKKLAEAAIGVHCTTAAAADD
- a CDS encoding proline--tRNA ligase, with translation MRLSQFHLHTSKETPAEAELASHRLMLKAGMIRKLAAGLYTWSPLGLRVLRKVERVVREEMDAAGAIELLMPTIQPQELWEETGRWEKFGGQLLKIKDRKEAGYCYGPTAEEVITDFARSELSSYKQLPVNFYNIQTKFRDEIRPRFGVMRAREFLMKDAYSFHLTDEDLDREYRNMFDAYCRIFERLGLKYRAVFADTGAIGGSASHEFHVLADSGEDAIAFASGSDYAANVELAEAVSPGQRPDAGEAMRKIDTPTQKTCEEVAALMGIALQRTVKSIAIIGTDADGNEQFVLALVRGDHVVNEIKLAKLPGLGEYRLATEAEIADHLGSEPGFLGPVNPRRPIRVIADRSVATMADFVVGANEAGYHLAGANWGRDLPEPEVADIRNVVEGDPSPDGHGTLGIARGIEVGHVFQLGRRYAEAMKCTVLDENGKAAVPTMGCYGVGVSRIVAAAIEQNFDDNGIRWPETMAPWRVAVCMINPKKDAAVSGAAENLYRELNAAGIETVLDDRGLRPGAMFADIELIGIPHRVVVSERGLAAGTFEYRARDAVESENLDHAALMARLGA